The nucleotide sequence GCTTACCAGATAATTTCCTCCTATGTATTCATCTGGTACTCCAAACATACCAATAGTAAAATACAATGGATAAACTCCTATATCATATAATGCTCCTCCAGAAAATTTTGGATCAAATATATTTGTAAGTTCTCCTTTTTTTAAATTATCATATCTTGAAGAATACTGACAGTAACTAGCTGTTATACCTCTTACAGGTCCTATTTTTTCCAAATTTTCTTTTATTATATTGAAATTTGGATTTAAAGTAGGTCTCATAGCTTCCATCAGTACTACATTATTCTCTTTTGCAATTCTTATCATTTCATCCAATTCTTTTACTGTTGGAGCAATGGCCTTTTCACAAATCACATGTTTTCCATTTTCCATCATTTTTATGGCCTGTGATGGATGAAGTCCATTTGGAGAAGCAATATACACTGCATCAACTTTCTGACTTTCAGCCATTTCTTCCAATGAGAGATATATTGTTTTTACATCATGTTTTGTAGCAAAATAATCTCCTTTTTCCACACTTCTTGAATATACTGCTGTTACTTCACATTTTTTTATAGTTTTCAATGCCTCTACAAATTTATCACTTATACTGCTTGTTCCTATTATTCCAAATCTTACCATTTTTCCCTCCATGAATTTATAATATATTTTACTGTTTTTTATCCTTTAAATACTCTCCTAAAATAAATAATGAAAATACTATCAAAAGTATCACTGAACTAAAAGCTGCACTTTCTAAATATTTTTTATTAGATACCAGAGAATAGTTTACTAATGAAGCTACAGGAACTATATCCCCTAACTGCATAGTATATCCTATTGTAAATTCTCCAAAAACAATTGCAAATATCTGCAGAAATGCTGATAAAAAAATATTTTTTAAAATTGGAAATTCAATGTATATAAATCTTTCAAATCCATTGCTGCAATCTAATAAAGAACTCTCCAGAATATTTACTGGAAATTTTTTTATATATTGATACATAAAAGAATAACCAATTGGAATACTTACCAGAATATATCCTGTTCCAAGTAATAAGAGCAAAGGAACATTAAAAAGCACATTTAAATAAAAAAGTGCTACTGCTAAAAAAGCTCCTGATATTCCAAGATTTGAAAAAATTATTACATCTGTTATTCTACTGTAATTTTTAATTATAAAATAAATTGCTATTATTGAAAGAAAACTTACTGCTGCAGATATTCCTATAGAATTTATTATTCCTTTTATCACTTCATAATCTTCATTGAAATCTTTTGAAAATATTCTCAAATAAGCTTTAATTGAAAACTCTCCAGTATAATAATTATAGAAAGAAAAAAGAAAGCTTGAAGCAACTATTAAATATTGCAAAAACAGATAAATAATTGAATATCCTCTAAAGAATATATTTTGTTTTTTATATTCTGCTTCTCCTTCCAGTTCATACTCTTTAACAAATACTCCTGTTAAATTAAGCATTATTAATATAAGAAATTGAATCATTCCAAAAATCATTGCCTTAGAAAAATTAAGTTCTCCCATAAGTGTAGATGCTATTTCCACTTCTAAGGTAGAAAACCTTATCCCTCCAAGAGATAAAATTATTCCAAATCCTGTAAAGCAATAAGTAAACACCAAAATAAATCCTCTAAATATCTGTGGCAGTATTAATGGAAGCTGTCCTGAAAAAAATATTCTTATATTTCCTGCTCCTTCCATTTTTAAAGCCTCTATGAGCTCCTTAGGCACTCTTTTCAGCCCTTCACTGATGTACTTTATAAATATAGGTGAATTATAAAATACATTGGCTATGATAATAGCTTTAAGTGAATACAATATTCCCAGATTTTTGAAAAATTCTATATTAAAAATAATTGAAAATATTGTGACTGTAGATATTATTGGAAAAAAGAATGGGATAAAAAGAAGGCCATGAAGAAGTCTGCTTACTATCCCTTTTTCATAAGCTGCAAAATATGCTGGTATAATTGCTATAAGAAGAGCTGCTGCTGTTGAATACACCCCTTGTTTTATTGAAAATAAAATTATATCAAGAGTTTTTTTTTCAAAAATAATATTTACATCCTCTACTTTAAAAAAATCTTTCATAAAAAAATATAAAGGGATAAACCATACTAGTGCATAAAATATATTTATATAAATTTTTATTTTTTCTCTATTCTTCATTCCAGCATTCCTTTCAAATTTCGCTTTCTATCCTATTATAGCATTATATGAAGTTTCTCTCAATCTCTCTTTAAGAATCCCTTTATAATCTTTTTTTCTTATGATATACTGAAGATGTAATAATTTTTAAGACAGTTCTTTTCTAAGGAGGAAAAATGCTTTATTTTTTACATGGTGACACTTCTCCTCTTCAAATAAAATATGAAGAGTTATTAAATAAAATTAAAAATGAATTTCCTAATATCCCTGAAAAATATTTTGATGCTTCACAAAAAGAAGATGAAAATTTTCTTCAAACTATTTCTACTAATTCTATTTTTAATCCTAAAGAGTTAGTAATTTTAAGAAGAGCTGAAGAGATAAAAAATATAGAAAACTTTTTTAAATCTTTAAAGCTTTTTAATCTTTCTCAAAAAGAAATCATAATAATATACGAAGAATTTTTAAATGATTATGGAAAAATTAAAAATCCATTATCAAAAAAAACTATGGATTCTATTAGTGAAATAGCGCAAATAATTTGTTATAGAAAAGAAAATGAAAAAAAAGCTGTTATTTTCTACCTCCAGCATGAATTAAATATATCTGAGTATGAAGCTGAAAAATTTGTAGAGATTATTGGTGATGATTTTTTCAAAATAAAAAATGAAGTCGAAAAGGTTAAAAATTATTTAGATGGAGATAAATTTAATCTTTCTAAAGTCATGCCTATACTTTCTATTACTAAAGAGTATAATCATCGAACTCTAATAGAGGATTTTCTTTATAATAAAAAAACTGCCCCTCTTTTAGAATTCCTGCAAAAAGAAAAAGAATATATGGGATTTCTATATATTACTACTGAAGAGCTTCTTATTAACCTTAAGCTTAACTATCTTTCAAAAGAATCTATAATAACTAAAAATACTTCTTATAAAAAATTTAATGATTCTATTTTTGAAAACACAAAAAAATATTTTAAAAAAGATAATGGATTTATGCATCCATATCAAATATTTTTAAAATTTAAAAATATCGATACTTTCAGCTCAGAATTTATAGAAAAAAAATTGGAAGAACTTTTGTATGCTGAATATAATATAAAAAATGGAACATTAGATGATGAAATAGCAGTAGAAAGTTTTATATTAAATTTTTTTACTGATTAAAAAGGAAAATTGTATTAAATTTGAATACCTAAATTAGACAAATAATTTTACTGGAGGTAGTCTTATGGCTAATGAAAAATTTTATATTGATGTGTTTGATTTAGGAGGCTTAAAAAAAATATGGTATTACTATCTTATAATTGGTATTCTCCTTGCAATAACAGGTTTGATTGGAATATTTAATCCACTTGGCTTTTCTATTTCTCTTATTTATGTTTTAAGCTGGGGATTCTTGTTAATGGGGCTTCTCAATATTTACTATGCATACCAAGGAAGAAAAAATAAATATTTTCATTGGGGAATAGTATTAGTGAGTGGTATAATTGATATTCTAGCTGCTATTTCAATATTCTACAACCCTTTTGAAAGTGCTGTAATACTTCTAATATATTTAGGTATACTTATGTTATTCAGAGGTTTTTCACTTATATTTACAAGAGGAAAAGCTATTGCTGATGAAATACCAGAAGTACATAATATAAGATCCATTTTAGTAATGAGAGGTATTCTAGATATAATCTTTGGTATTTTATTAGTAGTTTGCCCTCTTTTAATGGGGTACTTACTTCCTATTACCATTGGATTTTATCTTTTATTTATGGGAATACTATTTATAATATATAGTATTCAAATTAAAAGAGCATAAAATAGAAAGAGACAAGTTCAATTGGAACTTGTCTCTTTTTCATTGCATTAATTGTCTTAGAAATGCAATATATTCTCATTATCTTTACCGTTAAACTCATAATTAAAGATAAAACATTTAATAAATTATTTTTTATCTTGAATTTTATCTTTTAACTTAAATGAAGCATTAAACTTTACTTTTTTCATTTCAGTTGTCTGCATAAGTTCTCTAGTTTTTGGATTACTTATAGTTTTAGGTTTTATATTTCCAACAGTAAATACTCCTTTATTGAAGAATTGTACCTTACCATCTTTTTTTAAACCAGCTTCTATAATTTCCAATATTGCTTCTACATCTTCTTTTGCTTCTGCAATTGTTAAATTATTTAATTTTTTTCTGTATAGTTTAATAAAATCTTTCTTATTCATAGTACCCCTCTAGTCAACATTGATATTTTCTTTAAGTATTTTTCCCTGTCTGAAAACCAATTTATTTTTAGGTAAAGTTTTCTTAATTTTTTTTATTCTAGGATCACAGTATTCTCTAGCTCTTACAGGTTTTATTTCAAATATTCCCCAACCTTTGAATACTAATTTTTTATCTTCTTGAAGTATTTCTTCTACAGTTTCCCAAAAAGTTGAAATTCTATGTTGAGCTTCTTTTAAGTTCTTTAGATTTCTTTCTTCTTTGTAAACTTTTATAAAATCTTTCTCTTTCATTATTCCCTCCCTAAGTCTTTTGTTTCGCTTTCTTTCGAAAAATCATCTTCTGCTAGTGTTCTAGGAAGAAATTCAATAAATTTTCTAAATCTTTGATCATTTAATTTTAAATTCTTAATTATTATTGTCTTATTTTTAGCTGAATAAATATTTATAATATTGCTTTCTTCTTTTTTTTCCAATAATATTATTATATTTGAATTGTTTTTATCATCTACTGCATTTAAATATTTCATTTCTAAATATTTACCCATGAGTATTTGTTCTTTCAGCCATTGTATATTTCCTAAGAATTTATAGTAAAATCTCACTCCAATTTTATTAGTTAAATTCCTTATTGCTAAAGCAGTTTTTAATTTAATAAATATAAATATTATAAAAAATATACCTACCAAATACAAATATAAAATCAACTTTGAGTCTAAATAATTCATTTTTATATCTCACTTTCTCTTTCCCTATTTAATCAATGAGAGAGAATTAAGAGAATTTACTCTTAATTCTCCACCCATTTAACTATATCTAAGAGAATATAGTTAAACAAATTACTCTGCTCTTAAACTTTTTAATTGATTAAATTCAAATATTTTTCTTTCTTCTACTTTAGCTTGTTTATCAATTTCTGTAAGAAAACCTTGGTATTGTTTTAATAAGTTTTTCATTTCATTAGAATAGATACTTCTTCCTTCCATAGAAGTCATGTAGTTAATTCTTTCTCCACATTTATTTCTAAGATTAGTAAGTACATTTAAATTATTTTGAGCCGATTTTGCTATTTGTTCTTCTTCTTTGAATCTTTCATTTTCTTTTTGCTCAAGCATTTTTAATTCTGCTTCTAATTGAGAAAATCTTGAATCTACTGCTGGTGTTGGTGCTGCTAAAGATACGCTTGATACTAATAATAATGCTGCTCCTAATAACATAGTTGTTTTTATTTTCATAATAATACTTTCCTCCTGATTTTATTTTCTTTTGTATTTAAAATATAATTATTTTCCTTCTTTTACAGCTTGTAATTGTTGGAATCTGTTGATGATACTTTCTTGCTCTTTCATTTGTCCTTCTAATTCTTTAAGTGCATCTTGATATTTTTTAGCTAATTCTCCATATTGTTCTTTGTAGAATTTAACATCTTTGATTTGTCCTAATTTCCCTGCTTTAGTTGAAATTTGGTTATATAATTCTCTTTGTTTAGCTAAAGTTGCTTTTGCAGTTTCAGCTATTTGTTTTTCAGAATTATATCTCTCATCTTCTTTTTGCATAAGCATATTGTATTCTTGTTCTAGAGTATTGAAACGGCTTTCAAATTCTGCTGTCACCCCTGTAGAAAATGCTGATGCTGATAATAAAATTGTTCCTACTACTAATAGTTTTTTCATGTTTACCTCCAAGTTTATAATATAGTTTTGTTTAGAAAACTTTTTTATTTGTTTAATTTTTCTAATTCAGCAAGTCTTTTTTCCAATTCCTTTATTCTTTCCTTGCTTATATTTTTTCCATCTAATTCATTATTTATATTAATTATTTCTCTAAATATCTCTTCTCTAGACATTCTTTGATCTTTAAGAGCCTGTTCTTTTGCTGCTGCTTCTTCTTTAGCTTTCTGTACTCTTAAAGCTTCCTGTCTTTTAGTTTCTTCAGCTTTTTCTTTCATAGCTGCTTCTTTCTCTAAAGCTTTTTGTTTTAATTCAGCTTCTCTATTAGCTGCTTTCTGCTTCATTTCTGCTTCTTCTGCTAGAGCTTTCTGTCTTAGTTCTTCTTTTTTAGCTGCTTCCTCTTTTTCTTTTTTCTCTATTGCCAGTTTAACTAATCTTTCTCTTTGCATATCTTTTTCTGACAAATTAGAAGTATTTCCAGCATTATTGTTAGAACAGCTTATTAATAGTAAAGAACCCAAAATTATAAGTGTCTTTTTCATATTTTTTCCACTTCCTTCCCATCAATCTTTTCTGTTTGTTCATCTTTAATAATTCCTTCTTTTTTCAATATATCATTCAATTTATATTTTTCAATTATAGAATTATAGTACTCAACTTGTGCTTGATTATACTTTTCTACAGCTAAACTTTTATATAATATTGGAAGCATTTCTTCTAAAGGTTTATCATCAAATTGTTCTTTATGCCTTTTATAAAAATCTGCTGCTTCTTCATCTGTGATTTGAGTTTTATTTTTTAACTCTCTTTCTATAAAATAATTTATTTTAATTTGATTTTGAGCTATTTGAATATTTTCAAGTTCTTCAGGTGAAAATTCAGCCTTTTTAACCTCTTCTAACAATGCTTTATAAACTAATATTCTTGCAACTTCATCTTTATCTTTTTGCTTTTCTGTTTCAGTTAAAGTAATCTGTGCAGAACCATTATTAGTATTTTTATTACCAGTATCATTACATCCTGTTATTAATATCCCAGCAGCAATAATAGATACTATTCCACAAATTTTTTTCATTAAAAATCCTCCCGATATTTTGTTTTAAAGAAAACTTTTCTATTTAATTTCTTTAATTTTTTCTTTTATTCTCTGAATTTCATATTCATTTCTTTCTTTTTCTGTCATTCTAGAGATTTCAGCAGCTTTTCTAGCTTGTTCTGCTTCTTTTTCTTTTTCCTTTTCATAATATTCTCTTCTTCTCTGATTAAGAATATCTAAAGGATCATCACTATTTTGTTTAGCGTTTGAACAGCTCACAACTAAAATGGCTGATAGAAACAAAAAACTTAATTTCTTCATAATTCCCTCCCAATTTGATCTTATTCGTAATTTATAATAGTCTAAAAGAAGCTGCAACTTCTTTTATTAAATTACATTTTTTCATTAGGTAATAAAAATATCTTATATTAACCATTAACCGTAATCTAATGATGAATTTATAGTAATTTTCAAAAAAAATAAAAAAGGAGAAAAAAATGGATAAAAGAGGACAGGAAGTTAAATATATTTGTAAGGAAGATTTAAAAAAATTAAGAAAATATTTTAAATTAAATGATAAAGTTGTAATTTTAGCATTGATAAATATAGGTGTAAATGTTGGTTTAAGAATTTCTGATTTGTCAAAAATAAGATTTGAAGATATTAACGTGGAGTATGTTGTGAAATTAAAAGAGAAGAAAACTAAAAAGATGAGGGAGATTAAGTTAAATACAGTTTGTCAGAATTCAATTGAAGAATTAAAGAGATATTATGAGACATTAGGTTATTCTAGAGAAAAAGGATTTTTATTTAAATCTTTAAATAGAAAATATGTAAAAGAATTGTTTGATAAGCCTATTTCAACTGTCTCAATAAGTAAATATTTAAATCAGGCTAAGGCAGATTTAAATATTGCATATCCCATTGGAACTCATTCTTTAAGAAAAACATGGGGGCACACAGTTTATAGAGGAACTTTAGACATAGCATTGGTAATGTCTATATTTAATCATTCTTCAGCAGAACAAACATTAAAATATATAGGAATAGAGCAAGAAATGATTAACAAAGTATATGATAAATTCAAGATATGAGTTCAATTTTTTAAGTTTATAGAAAGAAAATAGTTAATTTATTTAAAAAAAATAGTTGATTTATTTTTAAAAATACGATATCATAAAAAAGAGAAATGGTTAATATAAGATATTTATATTAATCATTATTTTCTTATTAATGCTTATATACTAGGTATTATTAAAAACATACTTTCTTCCTTTTAAAAAACAATTTATATTTTAAAAAATATATTTTCACATCGTATAAATTCGTTTTTAGACTAGATAAATACTTTTTAAATTATCTTTTATACTTTAATTTAAAAATAAAATTTTAGCAATCAAAAATATATATTTTTTATATAAAATCCGACTATACATTTTGTATCAAGTCTTAATTTTACAAATTTTATTTCTCAAATATTTTATTTATTATAAATATTTCTTTTTAATTTCTGAATTTCAAAATCAATTATTTTATTCAATATTATTTTAATTTATTATATTTTGATATTTATTTATTTTTTACATAATAAAATGAATGCATAGAATTATTATGACATACAAAAAAAATCATATTTTATTATATAAAATTTTCATCATAAAAACAGTATTTTAAAAATACATTAATAATCACATCACGTATATATTTAATTTATAATTTTAGAGGTGATAATATGACAGAACTTAAAAAGAGAAATTTATTTAAGAAATTCGATTTAAATATTTTGTTAGATCATCTTGAGGAGAATAACAATCTTGTAGTAAAATTTTTATTTAATGAAAATGAACAGAATTTCCCTCTAGAAATATTTGATATTCTTCTTAGAGAAATTCAGTTCTTAAAAAAAGTATGTGACAATATGGGAGAATGGAAAAATTTAATAAAAGTATATACAAACAGCATCATATCTGTAAAAGAAAATATGAAGTTATTTTATTATATTCAGAATGGAAAAATCCAAAATATTCTTATAACAAAAGAATTAAAAGAGAAACTTGAAAATAAAATAAGTCTTTGTATTGATGAAAGTTTAATATAAAAAAAGGAATCCTCTATATGCGAGTTTTCCTTTTTTTATTTATAACTCTGTTTCTTTTATTTTTCCATTTAATTTTAAATGATTAGCAATATACACAAATGGTGTATCAAAAACTGCTACTATAAATTTCATACAATAAGTAGTGATAAATATTTCTAATAATACTTCTTTAGGATAAATACCCCAAAAAGCTATCAGTGTAAAAATAGTATTATCTATAAGCTGACTTATCAATGTACTCATGTTATTTCTAATCCAAATATGTTTTCTTTCACTAAACTTTTTTTTCCACATTTCGTATGCCCATATATCATGACTTTGAGATATCCAATAAGATACAAGGGAAGCTACTGCTATTCTTGGCATAAAATCAAATATTCTTTTTACCCCATTGAAAGTAATTAAACCTTCCTCCACATTAGAAGGTATAAATGCTACAGCTACCTGCATTATTAATGTCATTGCCAACAAAGAAAAAAATCCTATTTTTACAGCTTTTTTGGCATATTCTTTTCCATAATTTTCAGCAAGAATATCTGTCACCAAGAATCCGCCAGCATAAAGTATATTTCCTAGAGTGGTACCAAATCCAAATAAGTCCACCAACATAACTACTTGAATATTAGCTAATATAGTTGAAATTGGTATCCAAATATACAATCCTATTTTTCCAAATCTAGAATAAGCAAATATTATTGCTAAAAAATTTATCAGCAGCATTACTGCCCACAAAAATTCGTTTCTCATTTTCCCTCCTATAATTTATTTATTGTTCAAAAACTCCTAGATCTTTGTTATCAAGAAGTAATTCTACCTTGTTATCAGATGTTAAATATGAATATTTCTTTATAAACCATTTCACCAGATTATCATCTCTTTCTATTACTGTTCCATTATTAATAAAAATATTTATTGTTACCCCTTGAAAATTTTCTAAAGCAATTTTTATATCATTTTCTATCATTTCTTTTGTTTGACCTTTTACACATACTAATAGACATACAGAAAATAATTCCTTACTTATTTTCTCTATGTCTTCATTTTTCATAATAAAGTTTTTATTATATACTCTCACTCTAAAATCATTATCAAATGTTTCTACTCCCATTCTAAAACGTATTTCTACTCCTGGAAAATATCTCTCAATTTCTTTGAGTCTTTTTATATATCCATAATAAATTTCAAAATAAAGAACTTTTATGCTCTTTTCTATAACTATTCTTTTTATTTCTTCTAAAGTTTTTGGTGTCAGTTCAAAAACTGATCCAGAATTTATAACTTCTAAAACTTCAAATTCTCCTGTTACTTTTTTTAAAGCTTCCATATTTACAATATCAATTTCCTTTTCATCTAAAGAATTATCCTCTATATAATTGCAAAAACTACATTTTCCATATTTACATGGAAAGCTTTTTAAAAGAACTATTTCTCTTTGATGTTTATCAGTGATTTTATTGTATCTTATTCCCATTTTTGCTCCTTAATCTAAAATTTTTCAATAAAAAAAGCAGAGTCCAAACCCTGCATAAATAAAAAAAGACTAGTTTTTTATAGATGGTTGGTTCACGCTAGGACATCTCCCTCTTAATAGAGGATTTAGTGATTTATTTAATTTGACAATATATTTTATATGTAACTTAATAAAAAGTCAATAATAATTTTATAAAAGTATATGCTTATTAATATTATTCTGCATAAATTTTTATAAAAATCTTAAAAAATTATATAATTTAAACAATTAAGCAGCTAATAGTTTTAACTGCTATAATTATTAAAATTTTAAAAGCTGACTTACTCCGACTTTCCTTTAAATATAGAGCAATTTTTATCTGCTTTTTTATATAAAAAGTAATTTGATAATTATTATTCCATCAAAATTTAATTTAATATTTTTTTAAAAAGGCATTCTCTAATTTTTATTATATTCAGATACTCTTCAGTGCTTCTTCAAATTCTTCTTTAGTTATTCCATATCTATTTAATCTTGATAAGAATTGTTTTCCATTGGAATATCCAATTCCTAATTTCCCTCCAACTTTTTCTCTCCTAACACTTGCATCTCCACTTCCTACAAGTCCACAATCCATTAGATAATCCATTGTAAATATTGTGGTCTTCTCTTCCATCACACTACATCTAGCTTTCTCTAATGCCTTTATAATAGCTTCAGGAGAGGCATTCTCTACACCTATATCTCCATCTTTTGTTCCTTCTATTCTTCTGATATAAGCATCTTTTGCCTCTGGGAAAAATTTATGTATATATTTTCTAATTTCTTCACCAGCATGATCTGGATCAGTAAGAATTATTATCCCTTTTTTTTGGTTTGCCACTCTTATTTTTTCAATAGTTCCCTGTTTTCTTACAGCAAATCCATTTACCTGTATTATTTCAGCATCAACAGCAGCTTTTACTGCTGATATATCATCTCTTCCTTCTACAACAATTATTTCTTTTATACTTTTTCTCATCATTACCTCTCAAATATCTCTTTATCTTGAATTGTCAACCTATATATTGTATCAGAAATACCAGAAAAATAATAGAGTTTAAAAAAAACTCTTTGAAGATTTTTTAGATCAACAAAGAATTTCATATATTACTTATTTATTTTTTCATTAAAAAATTTTAGAAAATTAGCCATATCTCTAGCTACATAATCCCAAGTATGTGTTTCTCCATCACATAAATATCCTCTAAAATTATATTTATTCTTTTTCATTCTCCCCATTACATCTAGCCATTGCTGAAGCATTAAATGATTTACTCTGTCTTCTATTCCTACACTAGCATAAAAATATTTATTTTTTAATTTATCCTCTTTCATATATTTTATCATACTATATGGATCTTCTTTCAATATTTTATATCCCCATGAACCAAAAACTCTTACAAACTGTTTTTTATCAACATCAGTAAAAAGAAATTTAGGAATATAAATAAATTTAAATAATCTTATAACTCTTCTATTAACACTCATTCTTATGAGGTTTATTGCGCCTGAAAAACTACCAATAACTTTAAAAATCTCTATATATTTAAGCCCTAATTTAAAAGCTGCGTATCCTCCCATGGAAAAACCTGCTATTCCAAAAGGTGATTCAGTAAACTTTATTTTTATTTCTGGAATAAGCTCTCCTATTATATAATTTTCATACTGATAATTTTTTTCTATAGCAAAATTAGAATACCAACTTTGCCCATCTCCTCCAGAAGATACTAAAATAAATATCATTGGATTTATTTCACCTTTTTTCAACAAAGAAATATAGTTTTCTAATAATTTTCCTTTTTCCAGCCAATCATTATTTTCATCTCTCAATCCATGAAGAAGAAATAAACAGGGAATATTATTTTTTATCTTATTTTTAGGGGAAATAATAGTATATTTCATTTCTTCATTCACAAAAGAACTTTTAATATTTTTTTCTTCTAAAGTTATATATTTATTAATTTCTTCTTGCGATATATTAGAATAGTTTGTATCTGAATTTTTTATAAATTCAACTTCTTCAAAGCTGTTAACTCTTTTCAGTTTCCTAAGAAGTTTTGATTTATATGGATAAGTTATTATATAAAATATCCCTAATATAATCATTAGCCAGAGCAAAAAAAACTTTAATACCATCATGAATCCCCTTAATTAATATTCAAATTAAAATTCTGCATTATTAGGTGTTCTTGGAAATGGAAGCACATCACGGATATTTGTCATTCCTGTTATGTACATAATTATTCTTTCAAGCCCTAATCCATATCCTGAGTGAGGAAAGCTTCCATATTTTCTTAAATCTAAATAGAATACATAATCTTCTGTGTTCATTCCCAACTCATTCATTCTTCCTTCGAGGATTTCAAGGTTATCCTCTCTTTGAGAACCACCAATGATTTCTCCAATTCCAGGAGCTAGTAAATCCATAGCTCTTACAGTTTTTCCACCTTCATTGAGCTTCATATAGAATGCTTTTATATCTTTTGGATAGTCAGTAAGAAAAATTGGTTTTTGAAAATATTCCTCTGCTAAA is from Fusobacterium sp. and encodes:
- a CDS encoding queuosine precursor transporter, whose amino-acid sequence is MRNEFLWAVMLLINFLAIIFAYSRFGKIGLYIWIPISTILANIQVVMLVDLFGFGTTLGNILYAGGFLVTDILAENYGKEYAKKAVKIGFFSLLAMTLIMQVAVAFIPSNVEEGLITFNGVKRIFDFMPRIAVASLVSYWISQSHDIWAYEMWKKKFSERKHIWIRNNMSTLISQLIDNTIFTLIAFWGIYPKEVLLEIFITTYCMKFIVAVFDTPFVYIANHLKLNGKIKETEL
- a CDS encoding ABC transporter permease; translation: MKNREKIKIYINIFYALVWFIPLYFFMKDFFKVEDVNIIFEKKTLDIILFSIKQGVYSTAAALLIAIIPAYFAAYEKGIVSRLLHGLLFIPFFFPIISTVTIFSIIFNIEFFKNLGILYSLKAIIIANVFYNSPIFIKYISEGLKRVPKELIEALKMEGAGNIRIFFSGQLPLILPQIFRGFILVFTYCFTGFGIILSLGGIRFSTLEVEIASTLMGELNFSKAMIFGMIQFLILIMLNLTGVFVKEYELEGEAEYKKQNIFFRGYSIIYLFLQYLIVASSFLFSFYNYYTGEFSIKAYLRIFSKDFNEDYEVIKGIINSIGISAAVSFLSIIAIYFIIKNYSRITDVIIFSNLGISGAFLAVALFYLNVLFNVPLLLLLGTGYILVSIPIGYSFMYQYIKKFPVNILESSLLDCSNGFERFIYIEFPILKNIFLSAFLQIFAIVFGEFTIGYTMQLGDIVPVASLVNYSLVSNKKYLESAAFSSVILLIVFSLFILGEYLKDKKQ
- a CDS encoding Gfo/Idh/MocA family oxidoreductase; its protein translation is MVRFGIIGTSSISDKFVEALKTIKKCEVTAVYSRSVEKGDYFATKHDVKTIYLSLEEMAESQKVDAVYIASPNGLHPSQAIKMMENGKHVICEKAIAPTVKELDEMIRIAKENNVVLMEAMRPTLNPNFNIIKENLEKIGPVRGITASYCQYSSRYDNLKKGELTNIFDPKFSGGALYDIGVYPLYFTIGMFGVPDEYIGGNYLVSSGADGYGNIILKYNDKIASITYSKITDSKVPSEIQGEKGSIIIEKLSTVKGIKILYRDGREEKIEVEIHKNDMVYEVMEFINLIKKGKLESDTNSHKNSRKVVEIMENLANKN
- a CDS encoding adhesion protein FadA — its product is MKKLLVVGTILLSASAFSTGVTAEFESRFNTLEQEYNMLMQKEDERYNSEKQIAETAKATLAKQRELYNQISTKAGKLGQIKDVKFYKEQYGELAKKYQDALKELEGQMKEQESIINRFQQLQAVKEGK
- a CDS encoding adhesion protein FadA, yielding MKIKTTMLLGAALLLVSSVSLAAPTPAVDSRFSQLEAELKMLEQKENERFKEEEQIAKSAQNNLNVLTNLRNKCGERINYMTSMEGRSIYSNEMKNLLKQYQGFLTEIDKQAKVEERKIFEFNQLKSLRAE
- a CDS encoding HdeD family acid-resistance protein, which gives rise to MANEKFYIDVFDLGGLKKIWYYYLIIGILLAITGLIGIFNPLGFSISLIYVLSWGFLLMGLLNIYYAYQGRKNKYFHWGIVLVSGIIDILAAISIFYNPFESAVILLIYLGILMLFRGFSLIFTRGKAIADEIPEVHNIRSILVMRGILDIIFGILLVVCPLLMGYLLPITIGFYLLFMGILFIIYSIQIKRA
- the rnmV gene encoding ribonuclease M5: MRKSIKEIIVVEGRDDISAVKAAVDAEIIQVNGFAVRKQGTIEKIRVANQKKGIIILTDPDHAGEEIRKYIHKFFPEAKDAYIRRIEGTKDGDIGVENASPEAIIKALEKARCSVMEEKTTIFTMDYLMDCGLVGSGDASVRREKVGGKLGIGYSNGKQFLSRLNRYGITKEEFEEALKSI
- a CDS encoding radical SAM protein, whose translation is MGIRYNKITDKHQREIVLLKSFPCKYGKCSFCNYIEDNSLDEKEIDIVNMEALKKVTGEFEVLEVINSGSVFELTPKTLEEIKRIVIEKSIKVLYFEIYYGYIKRLKEIERYFPGVEIRFRMGVETFDNDFRVRVYNKNFIMKNEDIEKISKELFSVCLLVCVKGQTKEMIENDIKIALENFQGVTINIFINNGTVIERDDNLVKWFIKKYSYLTSDNKVELLLDNKDLGVFEQ
- a CDS encoding HU family DNA-binding protein; this translates as MNKKDFIKLYRKKLNNLTIAEAKEDVEAILEIIEAGLKKDGKVQFFNKGVFTVGNIKPKTISNPKTRELMQTTEMKKVKFNASFKLKDKIQDKK
- a CDS encoding HU family DNA-binding protein, coding for MKEKDFIKVYKEERNLKNLKEAQHRISTFWETVEEILQEDKKLVFKGWGIFEIKPVRAREYCDPRIKKIKKTLPKNKLVFRQGKILKENINVD
- a CDS encoding tyrosine-type recombinase/integrase gives rise to the protein MDKRGQEVKYICKEDLKKLRKYFKLNDKVVILALINIGVNVGLRISDLSKIRFEDINVEYVVKLKEKKTKKMREIKLNTVCQNSIEELKRYYETLGYSREKGFLFKSLNRKYVKELFDKPISTVSISKYLNQAKADLNIAYPIGTHSLRKTWGHTVYRGTLDIALVMSIFNHSSAEQTLKYIGIEQEMINKVYDKFKI